GTGAACTCTGGTGCTGGGTGACCGCTGTGATTGACGCCGATCGTTTGCAAACTAATTTGTCGCAATAGTTGACTGACGGCTTGGCCGACATGGCCGGTGCCATAGATCAGCACTCGCTTGTTAACAACGGAATACAGGACACGCCGCTGAATACGTCCTTGCCAGAAATTTTGCGGATCGCGGTTTTGCGGGTGGGTGATATAACGGGCAAAGTCCAAAATGTAACCAAGTACTGATTGCGCGATCGCATCGCCGTGAATACCACCAGCATGGGCGACTAACACCTTTTGTTGGTCCAAAGCGGCTAGCGGTAAATAATCGATTCCTGCTGAGGAGGTTTGAATAAATTTAACTCGATTGGGGCCGGCCAAAATTTTAGCGGCGAGTGGGCTCCAAGCCATGATCACATCGATGGTTGGCGCCAGCTTAGGCTGAAAATCATTTTGGCGAATGACGTGGACGTCGGGTAAGCTTTCTAATTGACTGATCTGGGCTGTAGAGAAGTGAGTGGCAGTAAGAATGTTCATTGGTTAACCGTCCTTATTAATAAGTTTAACTGTATTTTAAGTGGGTTAGCTTAAAAGCAACTTAAGGTCACAAAAAAGAGCGTGCCGGCAAAGCGGTACGCTCTTTTTCAGATCATATTAGTTTTCTTCTAAAGGTTGAAAGTACCCAAATAACTTCAAACTCCTGCTAGTCCTGAGTTTGAAGACTAAAAATTAGTTAATTCAGTTATTACACGCCATTGCCCAATAATTGGGCCAGATTATTGGGCAGTGTTCGGATAAATTGATCGAAGAGTTCATCAATGATGGTTGTTGTGAGCCCTAACTTTTCACCTAGACCAGTTAATTGGCGCATCAACCAAGCTAAAGCGACTGCGATCTCAATATCCGGCAACGGGCGGCCAAAATTATAAAATAAATCGCCAAGCGTTCGTTCATCAACTTGTTCGCGTTGATGCAGCGCTAAAATATCGTAACTCATCATGACCATGGCCATATGGCCGCACAGTCCATCGTAACTTTGGACTTGGGTTTGATCAAAACGCAGGTATTGTTTGGCTACTTTGAAGTAGCCCTCGATCTGCCAGCGACGACCATAAAGTTGAATGATTTGGTCAGGTTCTAGGGTCGTTTTTGTTGTACCTAAAACCAGATACTGACTGTGATCTGTTCGGTTAGGAACGAAAACTAATTTAACTTTCATGGGCTGACCTCCAACTTCGAAAGTGACAATGGGACTATAATGATAATTCTGATGCTGAGGCCATTTACTCCGCCGAAGGCGCTCGTACAACGATTTAACATCCATTTGGCGACCACGATAACGAAAATAAACTTTCTCACTGCGTTTGAGCATACCTACACCAAACTGACCGCGTTGCAGTAACTCAAAAAATAGTCTTGGTGAAGCAAACCAGCTATCAAACAGAACGTATTTAGTTTTAATGCCAGCACTTAAAGCCGA
This is a stretch of genomic DNA from Loigolactobacillus coryniformis subsp. coryniformis KCTC 3167 = DSM 20001. It encodes these proteins:
- a CDS encoding NAD(P)-dependent oxidoreductase produces the protein MNILTATHFSTAQISQLESLPDVHVIRQNDFQPKLAPTIDVIMAWSPLAAKILAGPNRVKFIQTSSAGIDYLPLAALDQQKVLVAHAGGIHGDAIAQSVLGYILDFARYITHPQNRDPQNFWQGRIQRRVLYSVVNKRVLIYGTGHVGQAVSQLLRQISLQTIGVNHSGHPAPEFTETIALATSKAQPPVADFIVNTLPLTNATQHFFAADFFARQPQPPIFINVGRGPSVDTTALIAALKNGQLAGAALDVFEQELLPTDSPLWQAPNLLMTPHTTGTVDRKR
- a CDS encoding IS4 family transposase — its product is MSTIQHSTPNIHLAMQHFSKLVQLPDVLRRANIHKTRGIQVPVLFEWLITTIFTRYSIFRAESDPHFTKKTARNCLNNRHTNWQRLVILLAVRLIQYVKHFTDTRRAQALILDDSLFKREFSRKTELLARVFDHNHQRYYHGFRTLTLGWSDGNTFLPVDFALMSSGKAKNQLGPINQFDPRTLAAQRRAQAKRKMNEVALELVDSALSAGIKTKYVLFDSWFASPRLFFELLQRGQFGVGMLKRSEKVYFRYRGRQMDVKSLYERLRRSKWPQHQNYHYSPIVTFEVGGQPMKVKLVFVPNRTDHSQYLVLGTTKTTLEPDQIIQLYGRRWQIEGYFKVAKQYLRFDQTQVQSYDGLCGHMAMVMMSYDILALHQREQVDERTLGDLFYNFGRPLPDIEIAVALAWLMRQLTGLGEKLGLTTTIIDELFDQFIRTLPNNLAQLLGNGV